A genomic window from Pseudomonas marvdashtae includes:
- a CDS encoding class I SAM-dependent rRNA methyltransferase, whose translation MSSLNLALRAALDQRQPLLGQLHQQGTDCYRLFHGSQEGAPGLTVDRYGPQLLVQSFHQSLAREELLQLHAIVNERLGLDTLLVYNDRARGNSRVDRQDNVYQADEAALQDLVGHEWGLNYRIRGRHAGQDPLLFLDLRNARGWVKDHSRNKSVLNLFAYTCGVGLSAAAGGAREVCNLDFAEGNLAVGRENGLLNPDLPAMEFVQSDYFPAIRQLAGLPISQRRGQKLPSYVRLEQRQYDLVLLDPPAWAKSAFGTVDLLRDYQSLLKPALLTTADDGVLICCNNLAKVPMDDWREQVLRCAQKAGRPVREWSVLAPGDDFPSLDQQPPLKTLILQF comes from the coding sequence ATGTCTTCCTTGAATCTGGCGCTGCGCGCCGCCCTCGACCAGCGCCAGCCGCTTCTTGGCCAACTGCACCAGCAAGGCACCGACTGCTATCGCCTGTTCCACGGCAGCCAGGAAGGCGCGCCCGGCTTGACCGTGGACCGCTACGGCCCGCAGCTGCTGGTGCAGAGTTTTCACCAATCGCTGGCGCGGGAGGAATTGCTGCAGTTGCACGCCATCGTCAACGAACGGCTGGGCCTGGACACCCTGCTTGTCTATAACGACCGCGCCCGGGGCAACTCGCGCGTCGATCGCCAGGACAACGTCTATCAGGCTGACGAGGCCGCGCTGCAAGACTTGGTCGGGCATGAATGGGGCCTCAATTACCGCATCCGCGGGCGGCATGCCGGGCAGGATCCGTTGCTGTTCCTCGACCTGCGCAACGCCCGTGGCTGGGTCAAGGACCATAGCCGGAACAAAAGTGTGCTGAACCTGTTCGCCTACACCTGCGGCGTGGGCCTCAGCGCGGCGGCAGGTGGGGCGCGCGAAGTATGCAATCTGGATTTTGCCGAGGGCAACCTGGCGGTGGGACGCGAAAACGGCCTGCTCAACCCCGATCTGCCAGCGATGGAGTTCGTGCAATCGGATTATTTCCCGGCGATCCGCCAGTTGGCCGGCCTGCCCATCAGCCAGCGGCGCGGACAGAAACTGCCCAGCTACGTGCGCCTGGAACAACGCCAATACGACCTCGTGCTACTCGACCCGCCCGCCTGGGCCAAAAGCGCATTCGGCACGGTCGATCTGTTGCGCGACTATCAAAGCCTGCTCAAGCCGGCATTGCTCACGACCGCCGACGACGGCGTGCTGATCTGCTGCAACAACCTGGCGAAAGTGCCCATGGATGACTGGCGCGAACAAGTGTTGCGTTGCGCGCAAAAGGCCGGCCGCCCGGTGCGCGAGTGGAGCGTACTGGCGCCAGGTGACGATTTTCCGTCGCTTGATCAACAGCCGCCGCTGAAAACATTGATCCTTCAGTTCTGA